A stretch of DNA from Cannabis sativa cultivar Pink pepper isolate KNU-18-1 chromosome X, ASM2916894v1, whole genome shotgun sequence:
GATGGTGGTGGGTCCCATATACCTATACAATCCTAGTCCTACAACAGCAAATTGCAATTGCAACCCTGTGTTTCATTTCATTATAAATACTAATACTTTCCCCTCTTGCTCTTTAGAATCTCATCTCTCTGTTCTCTAATAATCTCTCAAACACTTACAATCCAGTAgagaaaacaaaataagaagaagagaagataaTTAGAGTACATTGAGAGATTCACCAATCTTCTCATAtccttatttatttgtttttcttcagtTTCAGTACTCTTTCagctataaataataatggcTCAAAGGACAACATTATTCGTTAATTTATTTGTGTTATTAACAATTCAGTTGTTCATATCAGGTAACAATTTTAACAACAAAacatcatcattattattattattattattatttgttttcatgaaattaatgaCCGTTAATTACAGGTGTGGTCTCAACAAGTTTCACAATATTAAACAACTGCGATTACACAGTATGGCCAGGCATTTTGTCAAACGCCGGCGTTTCGCCACTTCCGACAACTGGTTTCGTTCTCCAAAAGGGTGAGTCCAAGACCCTAACGGCCCCAACCTCATGGGGAGGCCGATTTTGGGGGAGGACCCATTGCACCCAGGATTCCACCACCGGTAAATTCTCTTGCGTAACAGGGGATTGTGGCTCCGGTAAGGTGGAATGCGCCGGGAGTGGGGCAACCCCACCTGCCACGCTGGCAGAGATCACCCTCGACGGCCACGGTGGACTCGATTTCTACGACGTGAGCTTGGTCGATGGATACAACATCCCTATGATGTTCACTCCTCAGGGCGGTACCGGTCAGAATTGTACCAACACCGGTTGCAGAGCTGACCTCAACGACGCTTGCCCTTCGGAGCTCAA
This window harbors:
- the LOC115698470 gene encoding thaumatin-like protein 1, encoding MAQRTTLFVNLFVLLTIQLFISGVVSTSFTILNNCDYTVWPGILSNAGVSPLPTTGFVLQKGESKTLTAPTSWGGRFWGRTHCTQDSTTGKFSCVTGDCGSGKVECAGSGATPPATLAEITLDGHGGLDFYDVSLVDGYNIPMMFTPQGGTGQNCTNTGCRADLNDACPSELKVTGVDGGAGVACRSACEAFREPQYCCSGAYGTPDTCKPSSYSEIFKNACPRAYSYAYDDKSSTFTCASVNSYTITFCPSPTTSQKASQPQEGQNTENANPSPHSAGAGSGTGTMIYEGALDEEINGSPSTRPHVLGFQGLAGLISVTLAIWQLWKPFF